In Hermetia illucens chromosome 1, iHerIll2.2.curated.20191125, whole genome shotgun sequence, one genomic interval encodes:
- the LOC119658799 gene encoding uncharacterized protein LOC119658799, translating into MKLLSPIILIGVVLVVRFHQVVGYSIPGSETLTENTEKGVPEVLQAEDVDSQDGGDRIKRQSYDYESDVVYSPYYGYGYYIFPRAFPDDDIRREYKPLVRYHSSKTHKRKKLFVPNLFG; encoded by the exons ATGAAGTTGCTG AGCCCTATCATTTTGATTGGTGTCGTATTAGTGGTTCGCTTCCACCAGGTTGTGGGATATAGCATTCCAGGATCGGAAACACTTACCGAGAATACAGAGAAAGGAGTGCCTGAAGTTCTGCAAGCTGAGGATGTGGACAGCCAGGACGGAGGCGACCGAATCAAACGGCAATCGTACGACTATGAAAGCGACGTTGTCTACTCTCCATACTATGGATATGGCTATTATATATTCCCAAGGGCATTTCCTGATGATGATATTCGGCGAGAATACAAGCCCCTTGTAAGATACCACTCTTCAAAGACCCACAAGCGGAAGAAGTTGTTCGTCCCAAACCTTTTCGGTTGA